The genomic interval ATATCCTTTTGTAACTGCCTTTGTTGTGTTACCAACTGCATCAAGAGGGTCTGTAACTGCCCTGACACTGTCAGGAAGTTCTGCCATTTCAGCTATGCCGCCGGCATTGTCAGTAATAGGACCATATGAGTCAATTGCAACAACAATACCTGTCATGGAAAGCATTGCAACAGCAGAAAGTGCTATTGCAAAAAGTCCACCACCAGCATTGCCTGTAAATCCACCCCCAAGTGTATATGCCCACAGGATTGCACCTGATATAACAAGGGCTGGGAGTCCTGTTGACTTCATGCTGACTGCAAGCCCTGCTATAACATTTGTTCCGTGTCCTGTCTGGCTTGCTGCTGCTATGTGTTTAACAGGATTAAAGCTCTTTGATGTAAAGTACTCTGTAATCATAACTATCAGACCTGTGAGTATGAGTCCGATAATCGCTGTTGTAAATACACCTGTTGCTGTAAATACTGGTTCAACACCGTCAATGCCAAGGAACCACTTTGATGCAAAATAAAAGGCTATTGCTGCAAGTATTCCAGATACTGCAAGTCCTTTATAGAGCGCGCCCATGATATACTGGCTTTTACCAAGTTTCACAAAATATGTTCCTATGATGGACGCAATAATCGAAATGCCACCAATTAAAAGTGGAAATTCTACCCACAAGCTCTGAGAACCATAAACTGTCTTTGCAAGAAGCATTGCTGCAACAAGTGTAACTGTGTATGTCTCATAAAGGTCGGCTGCCATACCAGCGCAGTCGCCAACATTATCGCCAACATTATCTGCGATAACTGCAGGGTTTCTTGGGTCATCCTCAGGTATCCCAGCCTCAACTTTACCAACAAGGTCTGCACCAACATCAGCAGCCTTTGTATAAATACCACCTGCAATACGAGCAAAGACACTCATAAGAGAACATCCAAAACCAAGACCTACGAGGGCATGGAATGCCTCCTCACCAGCAGCCTGCTTTGCTATGAGATAGTAGCCTGCAATACCAAGCAATCCAAGTCCGACAACCATAATTCCTGTGACAGACCCTCCCTTGAATGCTACTGTTAATGCTGCCTGAATTCCCTTCTTTGCAGCCTCTGTTGTCCTGACATTTGCCCTGACAGTGACCATCATGCCTATATAGCCTGCAAGGGCAGAACCGACTGCACCAATAATAAATCCTATTGATGTCCACACGCCGAGATAAAGCAGCACAATAGCAAGAATAACTCCAACTATTGCAACTGTCTTATATTCCCTTCTGAGGAAGGCTGTTGCACCTTCTTTAATCGCATCAGATATCTGTCTCATGCGTTCTGTTCCAGCATCTTGCTTTGAAACCCATGCAGCAGTAAACAGGGCATATAACACACCCAGACCACCGCACAATAGAGCAAATACAATTATTGAACTCATTTGTCCTCTCTCCTCCTTACTTTAAAATTTTTGTTACTTCACTCCTATTCAAGATACTCAAAAACAAACTGTTTTTTTTTGCTTCACCTCCTTAAGTGTCAAAGGATCATATCTTTTTATTTTCTAAGCCTGCTGCCTCTTAATCTCTCTTTGAGTATTTTGCAAATACCATTGCAGTAGCCCTATAAACCATATGTGCCATTTTCGAGAATGGTGCATATGCAAAAAGGAAAAAGACAAATACCAGATGCGTAAAATATGTTGGATATGCAAGTATTGCAATATTTGCGAGCCTGAATAGTTCAGAAAGGATACCTGTTACAACAATTGCATATACCACTGTTATGAAAAGCCAGTCAAAGTAGCTGCCTTTCCCAGCCTTATCAGCATTTTTTAAACGATTCCCTGTAACAAGGGTTATCCCATAAAGTAATGCAAGTGCACTCGCATTGCCCAACAATTTCAGCGGGTCATACAGCGGATATGGCGAATCATAATGAAACCCATATAAATATACAATCGCCCATGTTGTTGTTATAGCAAGTCCAACAAATGCATAAAACACCAGAAGATGCGCTGTTTTTCTGTCCTTTGTTACATTACATTTTTCGAATCTCTTGTGGGCAAGTATCTCTGTAATCGTCTCCTTTATGCTGTCTGTTATATTTCCTTGAACATTCACACCAGCACTCATATCCGACCAATATTTCTTTATGCCAACAACAAAACATATCAGGGCGAAAAATGCAGCCGCACCAAATGTGACATCTATCTGAGGAAATACAGGCATAAATTTGGAATAGACAATGCCTCCGTCTTCACCCCTCGGAATAGCAGAAAAATCAAGATAGCCTTTTGGCACTATATAGGAGAGAAACAGTAAGACAGGTATGGCAAAGAGTATCAGGAGATATTTAGGATTGCCAACCATACTGGACAAAGGGGTTGGCGAGTAGTGCTCAATTGCCAATTTTCTCACTGCACCGAGCACCTCTCCAGGCTTTGCACCCCTTGGACAATTGGCTGTACAGTCGCTGCACTGATGACATAGCCAGATATCAGGATTGCTTATGAGCTTATCCCTCACGCCCCATTGAGCATACATCATTTCTTTTCTTGGAAATGGTTTATTGTCAGGTGTTACATTGCACACAACAGTGCATGTTGAGCACTGATAACACTTTTTTAAATCCTCACCTCCAGAGGATAGAATATCTTTAACAAATTTCAAATCTGGACTTATTACCTGTTCCGCCATCTATATTTCCTCCTTAAAATTAATAATCCCTAAACCCTAATCCCTGTCTTTAGAATCCTTTGAATGGATTAGGTCCTATTTCTTTGACTCTCTCAACAAAGTCGCCAATAATCTTAGGAATATTATCATATTCATCTATTGCAAGCTGAACCATCTGAACCCTTTCTGCCTCAAGCTGCAGTCTGCCAAGTGTTTCCTGAACTTTTCCAAGCCTGTAATTTGCAAGCTCACTTCCCTTTGCAAAATGACACTGATAGTTCTCTCCGAATTTACAGCCCAGAAGAAGCATTCCATCAACTCCTCTTGAAAGTGCATCTGCAATCCATACAAGGTTTGTGGAGCCAAGGCACCTGAGTTGTATAAACCTTACTGATGGGTCAAGTTTCGTCTGTTTCAATGCTGCTGTATCAATTGCAGGATATGCATCATTTTCGCAAGCAAGGACAATTATCCTCGGTTTATCATCATCCGCCGGGACAGAGACATTTTTCATCATCGAACCTATCATGTCAACATGATAGTCTTTGAAAGAAACTATTCTTTCAGGGCATGCACCCATACATGTTGCACATCTTCTGCATCTGCCGGGTTTATAGAATGGAGTGCCTTTTTCATCTTCGTCTATAGCGCCAAATGGACACTCCTCTGTACATCTCTTACACGCTGTACACCTCTGCATGAACGGGTCAGGATATGTCATATCCCACGCCCTCGGATGAACTGCTATGCCTTTAGCAACATGCTCTGCAGCCTGTATTGCCTTGAGTGCTGCTCCTGTTGCATCCTCCTGAGCCTCTGACATATTCATAGGTTGTCTCACACAACCAGCTGCATAAACACCTGTCCTCCTCGTCTCATATTGGAAACAGATGAAATTAGAATCTGCAAAACCGTCAAATAGTTCTAAATCAGGAAGACCAGGTCCTTGTCTGTACTGCAGATTAAGTATCGGGTCATCAACTGTTGCAGGCACAATACCAGTTGCAAGAACAACAAGGTCAGCCTCTATCTTTATTTTTTCACCAAGCAGGCTATTTTCCATTTCAACATAGAGATTTCCATTTTCAGCTTTAGTTACACCTGTTACCTCTCCTTTTGTCATCATCACACCGGGGTCATTTTGTGCTGCCTTATAGTAATATTCAAGCCTTCCAGGTGTTCTTATGTCTTTATAAAGTATCATTGCTGTTGCATCTTTATTTTGAGTAACATATTTTGCCTGTTTTAGAGATGTAACACAACACATAGCTGAACAATAAGGAAGGTGATTCGGGTCCCTCTGCCCAGCACATTGAATAAATGCAACCTTTTTAGCCTCTTTGCCGTCTGACGGCCTTATTATCTTGCCACTGTTATTCTTTGCAATCTCTTCAAGTTCTATATTAGTAACGACATCTTTTGAAACACCATAGCCTAAATGTTCAAGCTTTGTAGCATCATATGGTCTCCAACCGGCTGCAAGAACTATAGTGCCTATTTTCACAACCTCTTCAGCACCATTTGCAGATATGGTAACATCATATGCCCCTGGCTGACCATCTGTCTTTTCAACTTTTGCGGACTTATAAACCTTTATATTTGGGTGGCCCTCCACAGCCTTTATTGTATTTGATATATCAGAATCAACAATAAGCGGCTCTGAATATTCTCCAGTTGCGGTTGGAACAACCTTATATAATTTATTAGCAAACCCACCTAACTGAGGTTCTTTTTCAACGAGAAATACCTGATACCCAGCATCTGCTGCCTGAAGTGCTGCTGTCATTCCTGCAATACCGCCACCAATAACAAGAATGGTCTTTACTGTCTCCATCATATACGGCTCGGGCAAGTCCCCTTTCTGTGCTTTAATAACATGCATCTTCACATAGTCTTCTGCTGCAAGCTGTGCATTCTCTTTGTTGTCTTGCATCCAGACTGCAAGTTCTCTTAAAGGCGCTCTTTCAACAATGCATCCGGGAAAATCGAATTCTTCATATTTGATCCTTGGAGAGCATGCAGCAATAACTACAGTGTTAACACCTTCATTTTTAATGTCATTGTTTATAAGTTCTACGCCTTCTTTACCGCAGAGGGCAAAATGGGATTTGACCACAGGAACCCTCAAGGCATTTTTTGCTATATTACTGAGCTTCTCTACATCAATAGATTCTCCGATTGAGCATCCTGTGCATATATAAAGTCCTATATTTTTGTCCATTTTCGATTACCTCCCCTTTCCTGCTGAAATTGCCTTCAATGCCGCACTTGTAGAATCCTGAGCTGATCTGGCAACATCCATAGGGTTTTTTGTGCAGCCAGCAGAGTAAATCCCTGTAACAGGCAATGCAAAACCATTTTCATTATATTTGACACCAGCAATCTTTTTGGATGCACCTGATGGCTCCATTCCTGTTGCTAAAACAACCATATCAAACTTCATCTTCACCTTATTCCCTGTAAGCATGTCTTCTGCTGTAACAACAACATCATCAGACCCTTCATCCTGTATAATATCTGCAACCTTACCTTTTATAAATGTTACATTCGCATCTTCTTTGACCTTCCAGTAAAACTTCTCATACTTGCCGGGTGTTCTAATGTCTATGTAAAAGATCGTTGCCTTTGATTCAGGATTTTGCTCTCTGATATATGTTGTTTGTTTCAGCGAAGCAAGACAACATATATATGAACAGAATGGAAGATGATTTTCGTCTCTGCTTCCAGCACATTGTACAAATGCAATATTTTGTACAGGCTTTCCATCAGAAGGTCTTAATATCTTTCCTGATGTTGGACCTGTAGGCGAGGCAAGCCTTTCCATCATCATATTGGTGATGACATTCTTTACCTTGCCAAAACCAAGCAAACTTAGTTTATTTGCATCATAAGGATTCCATCCTGTAGCTACAACTATAGAGCCTACAGTAAAGGACATTGTCTCAGGCTTCATATCTAAGTCTATTGCATTATACTTACATGCCTCCTTGCAAGCCTTCCCGCAGTCAGCCTTACAATAATTAGAATCAATAACATACTTCTGAGGAAATGCCTGATTAAAGGGAAGGTATGCTGCCCTTGTCTTATCCATGCCAAAGTTGTATTCATTAGGCCTTTCCGCTGGACAAGCCTGAGCACATGCATCACAGGCAACACAATTGTCATTTACATATCTTGGATTAACTTTTACTGTTACATTATAATTTCCAGGACCACCACTTATACTGTCAACCTCTGCCATTGTGTAAAAAGAAATATTTGCATTGGTCTTGATCCTCCTGAAATTAATCTCAAGGCCGCAGATTGGCGGACAGAGTTTGGGAAAATATTTGTTAAGCTGAGCAACTCTACCACCCAAATATGGATTTTTTTCTATCACCACAACTTCAGCGCCTGTCTCTGCTGCATCAACAGCAGTTGTTAGCCCGCTAAAGCCGCCGCCTATAACCAGTACCCGATTAATATCTGGCATATCTTTCCTCCTTAACCATTAATGAGTGAATCAATAAATGGGTATATCAGAAAACATGTTTACCTTCTTATTACCCATCAACTCATCCACTCATAAATTTCTGGGAGGGGTAACTACCCCTCCCAGAATTGCTCTAATTAGTCTGGAATAATCTGAACATATGGAACCTTTTTTAGCTCCCAAGTGTTCTTTTCTGCATCGTATCTTGAGTTGACAAAGCACTTCCAGTTTTTATCATCAATTGCAAGGAAATCTCCCCTATAGTAGTAACCAGGATACCTTGATTCTTCCCTGAAGAGGATATGTCTTGCATGTGCCTCAACAGAAAGGATCCTGTGGAAGTTCTCCCATGCCCTCATAAGCTCATGGAGATTAGCTGCTGCACTCCTTGCTGCATCCTCTTTGAGTAATTCGAGCTGTTTTAAGCCTTCTTCGAGCATTGTCTTTGAGGTCATGTACCATGTGGAGATGCCGCCAAAGTACTCATCAGCAATCTTCTGCAGTCTTGCCTGAAGCATATGGGGTCTGATGTAATGTGGATTTGTATAAGGATCTGTAGAGAATGTCTTATACTTCTCATAGATCTCGTACGGAGCATAAAGCTCTGCTGCTATAGCCTCTGGGGTTTCTTTGATAGTTGGCTTATAATCAGCATGATCAAGTATAAAGGCGATTGCTGCCTTTGCTGCTATTCTACCTTCTGCATGAGAGCCAGAGGAGAATTTATGTCCTGATGCACCAACAATATCACCCATCATAAAGAGACCGGGAACTGTTGACATCCTATTGTATCCCCATGAATAGTGTTCCGGGGTTCCTGGTATGTCGCCAGGTCCGCTGCACCAGAATCCTGCACAACCTGCGTGTGAACCAAGCAGATAAGGCTCTGTTGGCATGATTTCTGAAGGCTCCTTATCAGGCTCGACATTTTTGCATGCCCATAGACCTGCTTGACCAATACACATGTCAAGGAAGTCTTCCCATGCCTCTGCTTCGAGATGTTTAATCCTCTTGGCATCCATTGTCTTTGCAAGTTCCTGCATTGCTGTATGTGTATTCATCAGGATTGGACCTTTTCCTTCTTTCATGTCCAACATCATCATATGGTTCCTGATAGCTGTGCCAAGTTTTTCTGCATATGGGCTATAAAGCTTCTTTGTCTCCTCAAGCCTTGTAGCACAATAGTCCTCGCCAAGTGCATTTGTTGCCTTTGCTTTGAAAAAGAGGAACCATGCACCAACAGGTCCATATCCATCCTTGAATCTTGCAGGGACAAACCTGTTTTCCATCATTGTCAACTCTGCGCCTGCCTGCATGCCAAGGGCATACCCTGACCCTGCATTCCATACAGGATACCATGCCCTTCCCTGTCCTTCTCTTGTTGACCTTGGCCTGAATACATTAACTGCACCACCAGCACCAAGCAGTATTGCCTTTGCCTTAAATATATATATCTTGTTTTCTCTGACGCTAAATCCTGCTGCTGCTGCAACCCTCTTAGGGTCATTTGCGTCATGATAGAGTTTTACTATAAAGACCCTTTCAAAGTGATTTTGTGCAACGCCTGTTGCCTGTCTATTAATTTCCAGCGCCTTCTTTGCAGCCTCTGCAACTATGACCTTGTAAGACTCACCATTAATCATTATCTGCCATTTACCTGACCTTACAGGGACGCCACCATCTTTAAGCATTGCCTTCCCTGCATCCCTTGCCTGAAATCCATCGAGTGAGAATCCATCATCACCCTTCTTCCATATCGGAAGTCCCCACTCCTCAAAGAGATGAACAGAATTGTCAACATGCCTACCAAGGTCATAAACAAGGTCTTCCCTGATTATGCCCATAAGGTCGCCTCTGACATATCTCACATAGTCTTCAACTTTATTTTCGCCAATATAAGTATTGATTGCTGAAAGCCCCATTGCAACAGCACCACTTCTGTCTGTTGCTGCCTTATCAACCATCGTAACCTTAAGTCCTTTTGGATTTGCCCAGCGAACTGCTTCAAAGGCTGCGCCACATGCTGACATGCCTCCACCGATAATGAGAAGGTCTGTCTCAATCTCCACCACAGGGGGCTTTTCGCAGTACGAAAATGTACAGGTTTCTTTTTCCATTGTTATCCCTCCTTAATTATTGTTTTCTGGCTTCATAGTTGAAGTAGCCAGGCTGTTTAATTTTTGAATAATCTGGCTCAGGCAATCCCTTGTATGGATCGATAGAGCCCTCTGGGGTTGTCCTAATAGGAAATTTGAATCTCTTGAGGGATCCATTCCTAAACTTAATTGTCCACATAATAGAATCTGTTCCTCTCATTGGGATAACATTACCTCCCAGAGGATTGAAGTCCTGATAACCCCTGACTTCGATTGCCTGCTGAGGGCATATCTTCACACAGTTGTAGCACTCCCAGCACTGATCTGGCTCCTGATTATATGCCTTCATGATGTCCCTGTTAAGGGTCATGAGGTCATTCGGACAGATATACTGACATGCAGTCTTGTCCTGAGCCTTGCATCCGTCACACTTCTCAGTAATTACATAGCTTGGCATAACATAACCTCCTTTGGTTTTTAATTAAGCATCGATTTATGATGCCCTCTGTCTGTTATCAACACACAGTAAACAGCAAAATTTCAAAAGCCAAAATTATAGGCTTCACACCCCCTTTCGTTAAAAAAGCTATAGGTTATAGGTCATAGGCTATAGGTCTTCTTTTATAATTATTGCCTACAGCACATTGCCTACTACCTTTTGTTTATTTATGCGCCCTCTGCAAACTTATGGAGTTTGACCTCCACCTTTTCTGTCAATCCTTCGTAATACTCTCTTAATATCTTAAGAACCTCTGGCCTGCTGAAGTGGTCTGGAACATCTTCTCCTTCTGAAAGCATCTTTCTTAATTTTGTTCCACTGAGGATTAACCTGTCTTCTTTTCCGTGTGGACATGTTCTCATTGAAGCCATGCCATCACACTTATGGCAATAGAAAGTCCAGTCAATCTTAAGAGGCTTTGTCTCAAGTGCACCAGCAGGTATTTCATCAAATATCTTCTGAGCATCAAATGGACCGTAATATTCACCAACACCTGCATGATCTCTTCCTACAATAAGATGGCTACAGCCATAGTTCTGCCTGAAGAGTGCGTGTAAAAGCGCCTCTCTTGGTCCTGCATATCTCATATCAAGAGGATAGCCACCAACTGTTATAGTATCTTTAACATAATAATGCTCAATAAGAACATCTATTGCCTTCTGTCTTACATCAGCAGGAATGTCGCCGGGTTTTAACTTTCCTAAAAGCATGTGGATAAATACTCCATCACATGTCTCGATGGCAATTTTTGTGAGATATTCGTGGGAACGGTGCATAGGGTTTCTTGTCTGGAATGCTGCAACTGTGCTCCAACCTTTTTCTTCAAAAATCTTTCTTGTTTCTGCAGGCCTAAGATAGATTCCAGGATATTCCTTTGGAAATGCTCCCTCGCTGAGGACCTTTACAGGACCGGCAAGATTTACATCTGCCTGTTTCATTACCATTACAACACCCGGATGCTCCATATCAGTGGTCCTGAATACCTGTTTGCATTCATATTCTTTATCTATCTTGTATTTTTCCGTAACCTTCATTGTTGCCATTATCTCGCCTGTTTCTTCTGAGACAAGGGCAATCTCTTCGTTCTTTTTTATACTATCTGCCTGTCCTTCTGTTGTAGACACTGTTATAGGAATTGGCCAGAAAGTACCGTCTGCCATTTTGTACTCAGCACATACACCTTTCCAGTCATCATGTCCCATGAATCCTGTAAGAGGAGAAAACCCTCCTATGCCCATCATTATAAGGTCTCCTGCCTCACGGGATGTAATTCTCACCTGTGTGAGGGTCTTCGCTTTTTTTCTCTCTTCTTCAAGCTCAGTGCCTGTCAATAAGAGAGGAATTAATTTTTTCTGTTTTCCATGCGGATTTACTAAAGCCATCTTAATCCTCCTGTTTTGTTTTTTATCTCAAGTTATAGACTTGGTAATCCTATTTAAGTCCGAGCACATCACAAACCTTTTTAAATATATCTTCTATACTGCCTGTGCCTGCCACTGACTTCAAAATACCCTTGCCCTTATAATAATCAATAAGGGGCGCTGTCTGTGCATTGTAAACCTCAAGCCTCTTTTTTATTGTCTCTTCTTTATCATCATCCCTCTGAAAAAGCTCGCCTCCACATTTGTCACATACACCCTCTTTTTTAGGTGGATTGAAATAAATATTATACATCTGACCACATGCCTTACATGTCCTTCTGCCTGTGAGCCTTTTCATAAGGTCATCAAATGGAACATCAACACTAAGTGCTGCAGTCAATGGCATACCGAGGGAGTTAAGCATATTATCCAACGCCTCTGCTTGTTTTGTATTCCTTGGAAAACCATCAAGGATAAATCCCTTTTTGCAGTCGTCCTGTTTAAGCCTTTCCTCAACCATCCCTAAAACAACACTATCAGGGACAAGTTCGCCTTTGTCCATATAGGACTTTGCCTCTTTCCCAAGCGATGTTCCAGCAGCTACTGCTGCCCTTAAAAGATCACCAGTGGAAATTTGTGGGATACCATATTTTTCAACAAGTATTTTTGCCTGTGTACCTTTTCCGGCACCAGGGGCACCAAGAAGAACCAATCTCATAGAAGAACCTCCGAATTGAAGAAATTTTGAAAAACGATATAACTTAATCAAAGAGACAATTTAATTCAAGTTTAAAATTATAATCATTACATTAAATTTCCTTATATTCAGAATAATGAATCTTCATAATATATTCCTTAAGCATCGAGATCGCTTTTCCTCTGTGGCTCAAAGCATCTTTTTCTTCAGGAGGCATCTCAGCAAAGGTCTCATTATAACCTACAGGATAGAATACTGGGTCATATCCAAAACCTATCCTTCCCTTTGGTTCTCTGCTAATTCTCCCCTCTGCAAAGCCGAAAAATGTCTCTGTCCTACCATCAGGATAAGCAACAGCAATACAGCACACAAACCTGGCACCCCTATTCTCATCAGGAACATCCTTCATCTCTTCAAGAAGCTTTCTGATATTAGCAATGTCATCAGCACCCTCACCTGCATACCTTGCAGACCTGACCCCAGGGTCCCCATTCAGTGCATATACCTCAAGACCCGAATCATCAGCAACGGCAATCTTATTCGTACACATTGCTACTAATAGTGCCTTCTTAACAGCATTGCCTTCAAAGGTATCTGCATCTTCTTCCACTTCAGGACAGGTTGGGAAATCATCCATGGTTAATATGTTTATATTCATCCCCTCGAGTATCCTTCTTATTTCCTCGACCTTTTTTTTAT from Dissulfurispira thermophila carries:
- a CDS encoding XTP/dITP diphosphatase, which produces MDIVLATRNKKKVEEIRRILEGMNINILTMDDFPTCPEVEEDADTFEGNAVKKALLVAMCTNKIAVADDSGLEVYALNGDPGVRSARYAGEGADDIANIRKLLEEMKDVPDENRGARFVCCIAVAYPDGRTETFFGFAEGRISREPKGRIGFGYDPVFYPVGYNETFAEMPPEEKDALSHRGKAISMLKEYIMKIHYSEYKEI
- the qmoC gene encoding quinone-interacting membrane-bound oxidoreductase complex subunit QmoC, coding for MAEQVISPDLKFVKDILSSGGEDLKKCYQCSTCTVVCNVTPDNKPFPRKEMMYAQWGVRDKLISNPDIWLCHQCSDCTANCPRGAKPGEVLGAVRKLAIEHYSPTPLSSMVGNPKYLLILFAIPVLLFLSYIVPKGYLDFSAIPRGEDGGIVYSKFMPVFPQIDVTFGAAAFFALICFVVGIKKYWSDMSAGVNVQGNITDSIKETITEILAHKRFEKCNVTKDRKTAHLLVFYAFVGLAITTTWAIVYLYGFHYDSPYPLYDPLKLLGNASALALLYGITLVTGNRLKNADKAGKGSYFDWLFITVVYAIVVTGILSELFRLANIAILAYPTYFTHLVFVFFLFAYAPFSKMAHMVYRATAMVFAKYSKRD
- the aprA gene encoding adenylyl-sulfate reductase subunit alpha, with translation MEKETCTFSYCEKPPVVEIETDLLIIGGGMSACGAAFEAVRWANPKGLKVTMVDKAATDRSGAVAMGLSAINTYIGENKVEDYVRYVRGDLMGIIREDLVYDLGRHVDNSVHLFEEWGLPIWKKGDDGFSLDGFQARDAGKAMLKDGGVPVRSGKWQIMINGESYKVIVAEAAKKALEINRQATGVAQNHFERVFIVKLYHDANDPKRVAAAAGFSVRENKIYIFKAKAILLGAGGAVNVFRPRSTREGQGRAWYPVWNAGSGYALGMQAGAELTMMENRFVPARFKDGYGPVGAWFLFFKAKATNALGEDYCATRLEETKKLYSPYAEKLGTAIRNHMMMLDMKEGKGPILMNTHTAMQELAKTMDAKRIKHLEAEAWEDFLDMCIGQAGLWACKNVEPDKEPSEIMPTEPYLLGSHAGCAGFWCSGPGDIPGTPEHYSWGYNRMSTVPGLFMMGDIVGASGHKFSSGSHAEGRIAAKAAIAFILDHADYKPTIKETPEAIAAELYAPYEIYEKYKTFSTDPYTNPHYIRPHMLQARLQKIADEYFGGISTWYMTSKTMLEEGLKQLELLKEDAARSAAANLHELMRAWENFHRILSVEAHARHILFREESRYPGYYYRGDFLAIDDKNWKCFVNSRYDAEKNTWELKKVPYVQIIPD
- the aprB gene encoding adenylyl-sulfate reductase subunit beta, with product MPSYVITEKCDGCKAQDKTACQYICPNDLMTLNRDIMKAYNQEPDQCWECYNCVKICPQQAIEVRGYQDFNPLGGNVIPMRGTDSIMWTIKFRNGSLKRFKFPIRTTPEGSIDPYKGLPEPDYSKIKQPGYFNYEARKQ
- a CDS encoding adenylate kinase yields the protein MRLVLLGAPGAGKGTQAKILVEKYGIPQISTGDLLRAAVAAGTSLGKEAKSYMDKGELVPDSVVLGMVEERLKQDDCKKGFILDGFPRNTKQAEALDNMLNSLGMPLTAALSVDVPFDDLMKRLTGRRTCKACGQMYNIYFNPPKKEGVCDKCGGELFQRDDDKEETIKKRLEVYNAQTAPLIDYYKGKGILKSVAGTGSIEDIFKKVCDVLGLK
- a CDS encoding sodium-translocating pyrophosphatase, encoding MSSIIVFALLCGGLGVLYALFTAAWVSKQDAGTERMRQISDAIKEGATAFLRREYKTVAIVGVILAIVLLYLGVWTSIGFIIGAVGSALAGYIGMMVTVRANVRTTEAAKKGIQAALTVAFKGGSVTGIMVVGLGLLGIAGYYLIAKQAAGEEAFHALVGLGFGCSLMSVFARIAGGIYTKAADVGADLVGKVEAGIPEDDPRNPAVIADNVGDNVGDCAGMAADLYETYTVTLVAAMLLAKTVYGSQSLWVEFPLLIGGISIIASIIGTYFVKLGKSQYIMGALYKGLAVSGILAAIAFYFASKWFLGIDGVEPVFTATGVFTTAIIGLILTGLIVMITEYFTSKSFNPVKHIAAASQTGHGTNVIAGLAVSMKSTGLPALVISGAILWAYTLGGGFTGNAGGGLFAIALSAVAMLSMTGIVVAIDSYGPITDNAGGIAEMAELPDSVRAVTDPLDAVGNTTKAVTKGYAIGSAGLAALVLFAEYSRSFGGTIAFDLSDPKVLVGLFIGGLLPYYFGSLLMEAVGKAAGGVVEEVRRQFREIPGIMEGKAKPEYGTCVDIVTKGAIKQMMIPALIPVVAPIIVGLLIGKEALGGVLIGSIVTGLFQAIAMTSGGGAWDNAKKFIEDGAYGGKKSDAHKAAVTGDTVGDPYKDTAGPAINPMIKVVNIVALLIVPLIK
- a CDS encoding FAD-dependent oxidoreductase, encoding MDKNIGLYICTGCSIGESIDVEKLSNIAKNALRVPVVKSHFALCGKEGVELINNDIKNEGVNTVVIAACSPRIKYEEFDFPGCIVERAPLRELAVWMQDNKENAQLAAEDYVKMHVIKAQKGDLPEPYMMETVKTILVIGGGIAGMTAALQAADAGYQVFLVEKEPQLGGFANKLYKVVPTATGEYSEPLIVDSDISNTIKAVEGHPNIKVYKSAKVEKTDGQPGAYDVTISANGAEEVVKIGTIVLAAGWRPYDATKLEHLGYGVSKDVVTNIELEEIAKNNSGKIIRPSDGKEAKKVAFIQCAGQRDPNHLPYCSAMCCVTSLKQAKYVTQNKDATAMILYKDIRTPGRLEYYYKAAQNDPGVMMTKGEVTGVTKAENGNLYVEMENSLLGEKIKIEADLVVLATGIVPATVDDPILNLQYRQGPGLPDLELFDGFADSNFICFQYETRRTGVYAAGCVRQPMNMSEAQEDATGAALKAIQAAEHVAKGIAVHPRAWDMTYPDPFMQRCTACKRCTEECPFGAIDEDEKGTPFYKPGRCRRCATCMGACPERIVSFKDYHVDMIGSMMKNVSVPADDDKPRIIVLACENDAYPAIDTAALKQTKLDPSVRFIQLRCLGSTNLVWIADALSRGVDGMLLLGCKFGENYQCHFAKGSELANYRLGKVQETLGRLQLEAERVQMVQLAIDEYDNIPKIIGDFVERVKEIGPNPFKGF
- a CDS encoding CoB--CoM heterodisulfide reductase iron-sulfur subunit A family protein — encoded protein: MPDINRVLVIGGGFSGLTTAVDAAETGAEVVVIEKNPYLGGRVAQLNKYFPKLCPPICGLEINFRRIKTNANISFYTMAEVDSISGGPGNYNVTVKVNPRYVNDNCVACDACAQACPAERPNEYNFGMDKTRAAYLPFNQAFPQKYVIDSNYCKADCGKACKEACKYNAIDLDMKPETMSFTVGSIVVATGWNPYDANKLSLLGFGKVKNVITNMMMERLASPTGPTSGKILRPSDGKPVQNIAFVQCAGSRDENHLPFCSYICCLASLKQTTYIREQNPESKATIFYIDIRTPGKYEKFYWKVKEDANVTFIKGKVADIIQDEGSDDVVVTAEDMLTGNKVKMKFDMVVLATGMEPSGASKKIAGVKYNENGFALPVTGIYSAGCTKNPMDVARSAQDSTSAALKAISAGKGR
- the sat gene encoding sulfate adenylyltransferase, whose translation is MALVNPHGKQKKLIPLLLTGTELEEERKKAKTLTQVRITSREAGDLIMMGIGGFSPLTGFMGHDDWKGVCAEYKMADGTFWPIPITVSTTEGQADSIKKNEEIALVSEETGEIMATMKVTEKYKIDKEYECKQVFRTTDMEHPGVVMVMKQADVNLAGPVKVLSEGAFPKEYPGIYLRPAETRKIFEEKGWSTVAAFQTRNPMHRSHEYLTKIAIETCDGVFIHMLLGKLKPGDIPADVRQKAIDVLIEHYYVKDTITVGGYPLDMRYAGPREALLHALFRQNYGCSHLIVGRDHAGVGEYYGPFDAQKIFDEIPAGALETKPLKIDWTFYCHKCDGMASMRTCPHGKEDRLILSGTKLRKMLSEGEDVPDHFSRPEVLKILREYYEGLTEKVEVKLHKFAEGA